A window of Parasynechococcus marenigrum WH 8102 contains these coding sequences:
- a CDS encoding YifB family Mg chelatase-like AAA ATPase: MLARCLSASLQGLQAHPVTVEVDLAPGLPGIQLVGLPDKAIQESRERVRSALRNSGFRGPLVRVVINLAPADLRKGRPAFDLPIALGLLVASGQLDRPRLNGIWCAGELGLDGSLRPCRGVIAIAELAARHGAQALVVPPGNADEAALIPDLVVRTAPDLQQLVQQLKGERPCLRVCRARPESQQHEPASIQAEGLAGQGLALAAAGGHHLLMVGPPGCGKTHLARQLPSLLPPLSPDEALTIIRIQSVAGQLEHPLNLQLQRPFRAPHHSSSAAALLGGGSHPRPGELSLAHGGVLFLDELAEFPRAVLDQLRQPLEEGTVRLSRARLKTAFPAAITLVAATNPCSCGWHGDREHGCRCSHSQRQRYWQRLSGPLLDRLDLQLRLERRPAQEMRRCLNGNCRSDDPWLQPETIASARQRMQHRNPGGVCNRDLPATALGDRSGFGAAALQLWERLVAHRGLSTRSGIRLLRVARTVADLNGENEASADAVAQASHYRCSDLLGSRDHNNVSHS; the protein is encoded by the coding sequence ATGCTGGCACGTTGTCTCAGTGCATCGCTGCAGGGCCTGCAGGCCCATCCCGTCACCGTTGAAGTCGACCTGGCACCCGGACTGCCGGGGATTCAACTGGTGGGGTTGCCGGACAAGGCCATCCAGGAATCCCGGGAACGGGTGCGATCCGCCCTGCGCAACTCCGGCTTCCGCGGACCGCTGGTGCGGGTGGTGATCAACCTGGCCCCCGCCGATCTACGCAAGGGAAGGCCCGCCTTTGATCTACCGATTGCCCTGGGACTGCTCGTCGCCAGTGGCCAGCTGGATCGACCTCGCCTGAACGGCATCTGGTGCGCCGGCGAACTGGGGCTCGATGGCAGCCTCAGACCATGCCGCGGTGTGATTGCCATCGCCGAGCTGGCCGCTCGCCACGGAGCTCAGGCCCTGGTGGTACCTCCGGGCAATGCCGATGAAGCGGCACTGATTCCAGACCTGGTGGTGCGCACCGCCCCAGACCTGCAGCAACTGGTGCAGCAGCTCAAAGGAGAACGGCCCTGCCTGCGGGTGTGCCGGGCCCGACCCGAGTCGCAGCAGCATGAGCCTGCCTCGATTCAGGCCGAGGGGCTGGCGGGGCAGGGCCTGGCCCTGGCGGCCGCAGGCGGTCATCACCTGCTGATGGTGGGTCCACCCGGTTGCGGCAAGACCCATCTGGCCCGTCAACTGCCTTCGCTGTTGCCGCCGCTCAGCCCTGATGAAGCCCTCACCATCATCCGCATCCAGTCGGTGGCGGGGCAGCTCGAGCATCCGCTGAATCTCCAGCTGCAGCGCCCCTTCCGGGCACCACACCACAGCAGCTCAGCGGCGGCCCTGCTGGGGGGCGGCAGTCATCCAAGGCCGGGGGAGTTGAGCCTGGCCCACGGCGGCGTGCTGTTCCTTGACGAACTGGCGGAATTCCCCCGGGCCGTGCTGGATCAACTGCGCCAGCCCCTGGAGGAAGGAACGGTCCGGTTGAGCCGCGCTCGCCTGAAAACGGCGTTCCCAGCCGCCATCACTTTGGTGGCCGCCACCAACCCCTGCTCCTGTGGATGGCACGGCGACCGAGAGCACGGCTGTCGCTGCAGCCACAGCCAACGTCAGCGGTATTGGCAGCGGTTGTCCGGCCCGCTGCTGGACCGGCTGGATCTGCAACTGCGGCTGGAGCGGCGCCCCGCACAGGAGATGCGCCGCTGCCTGAACGGGAACTGCAGAAGCGACGACCCTTGGCTGCAACCGGAGACGATTGCATCCGCCCGGCAACGCATGCAGCACCGCAACCCTGGCGGGGTCTGCAACCGTGACCTGCCGGCGACTGCTCTGGGGGATCGCAGTGGCTTCGGTGCAGCAGCACTGCAGCTGTGGGAGCGACTGGTGGCCCATCGGGGACTGTCCACCCGCAGTGGCATCCGGCTGCTGCGGGTGGCGCGGACCGTGGCAGACCTCAATGGAGAGAATGAGGCGAGCGCCGACGCGGTGGCGCAAGCCAGCCACTACCGCTGCAGCGACCTGTTGGGATCAAGGGATCACAACAATGTCAGTCATTCCTGA